One region of Endozoicomonas sp. Mp262 genomic DNA includes:
- the rsmD gene encoding 16S rRNA (guanine(966)-N(2))-methyltransferase RsmD: MRRKTNTRHGGCGQLRIIGGEWRGRKLPVADIEGLRPTSDRVRETVFNWLAPYIPGARVLDCFSGTGALSLEALSRGAKEAVMIEKAPSAARVLIDNLALLSASHGQVMNTDSLSWLSQRASQSFDIIFLDPPFRKGLLNQTCDLLQENGYLNNETIIYIEVEKELSLDALPQDWCQFKEKVAGQVRYSLWTTQ, encoded by the coding sequence ATGCGTCGTAAAACCAATACTCGCCATGGTGGCTGTGGGCAGTTAAGAATCATTGGGGGGGAGTGGCGGGGGAGAAAGCTTCCTGTTGCTGACATTGAAGGTTTGCGGCCAACCTCCGACCGGGTCAGGGAGACTGTTTTTAACTGGCTGGCTCCTTATATCCCTGGCGCCAGGGTTTTGGATTGTTTTAGTGGTACAGGAGCCCTTTCACTGGAAGCCTTGTCCCGGGGTGCCAAAGAGGCGGTAATGATTGAGAAAGCCCCTTCTGCGGCCCGGGTACTGATTGACAATCTGGCACTGCTATCAGCCAGTCATGGTCAGGTAATGAATACGGATAGTTTAAGCTGGCTGTCACAGCGGGCGAGTCAGTCCTTTGATATCATCTTTCTGGATCCACCCTTTAGAAAAGGGCTGCTTAACCAAACCTGTGATTTGTTGCAGGAAAATGGCTACCTTAATAATGAAACCATTATTTATATTGAAGTGGAAAAGGAGTTATCCCTGGATGCCCTCCCTCAAGACTGGTGTCAGTTTAAGGAGAAGGTGGCTGGACAGGTTCGATACAGTCTTTGGACTACTCAGTGA
- the def gene encoding peptide deformylase: protein MTDFSYGDGEDVEYHSLQTIYINETAYIGPLLRKKAEPVDPLAKETRDTANKLLVSAKTGTDAVGLAAPQIGISERVFVFQVPATPGQRSIPWTVVVNPEYTPTEDKKVLMPEGCFSVPHFYSKCVPRYPSINYRYYTLEGKRVEGKATGLFAQVFQHETDHLNGILYIDRLKDKNDPELHGLMLQSQVMEERRKLEALLREKLAKDKNQNNEKNIKNENVH from the coding sequence ATGACAGATTTTTCTTATGGAGATGGAGAGGACGTAGAATATCACTCATTACAAACCATTTACATTAATGAAACAGCTTATATCGGACCGCTGTTAAGAAAAAAAGCGGAACCCGTTGACCCCCTTGCGAAAGAAACCAGGGATACTGCTAATAAACTGTTGGTTAGTGCAAAAACGGGAACCGATGCAGTGGGGCTGGCTGCGCCCCAGATTGGTATTAGTGAACGGGTGTTTGTATTTCAGGTACCGGCAACTCCTGGACAGCGAAGTATACCCTGGACTGTGGTAGTAAACCCTGAGTATACGCCCACCGAAGATAAAAAAGTGTTAATGCCGGAAGGCTGTTTTTCTGTACCCCATTTCTATAGCAAGTGTGTGCCGAGATACCCCTCAATCAATTACCGTTACTATACCCTGGAAGGCAAGCGGGTTGAGGGAAAGGCAACCGGTTTATTTGCCCAGGTTTTTCAGCATGAAACCGACCATCTGAACGGTATTTTGTATATTGATCGGCTTAAAGATAAAAATGATCCGGAACTGCATGGCCTTATGCTACAGTCGCAGGTTATGGAAGAACGGCGGAAGCTGGAAGCCCTGTTGCGTGAAAAGCTGGCGAAGGATAAAAACCAAAATAATGAAAAAAATATAAAAAATGAAAATGTACACTGA
- the mscS gene encoding small-conductance mechanosensitive channel MscS, whose translation MNENNAVENVTNGAVHWFVSHQELLIRYSEGIITAILILIVGNWVAKKIARSVGRLMQKKQLDGTVVDFVQHLLRYILLLIVLIAALGRIGVETASIVAVVGAAGLAIGLALQGSLSNFAAGVLIVTFRPFKSGDYVDIGGVAGSVTSIQIFSTVLTTPDNKMVVVPNGTVISSPITNYSKYDTRRIDYVIGVSYNADLQKTKTTLTRAVKADSRVLKEPGVTVGVHALADSSVNFVVRPWVKTSDYWDVYFDLLQAIKEELDKEGIEIPFPQMDVHFNSSTAVAPTSKVEMRNIA comes from the coding sequence ATGAACGAAAATAATGCAGTAGAAAACGTAACTAATGGGGCTGTGCATTGGTTTGTCAGTCATCAGGAACTATTAATTCGCTACAGCGAGGGTATTATTACTGCGATTCTGATCCTGATTGTCGGTAACTGGGTCGCAAAAAAAATTGCCCGATCTGTGGGCAGGCTTATGCAGAAAAAACAACTTGATGGCACCGTCGTTGATTTTGTTCAACATCTGTTACGTTATATCTTGCTTCTTATCGTACTGATTGCAGCGCTGGGCCGTATAGGTGTGGAAACCGCCTCCATCGTTGCTGTTGTGGGTGCTGCGGGTCTGGCCATTGGTCTGGCGCTACAGGGATCACTATCCAACTTTGCAGCAGGCGTATTGATTGTGACATTCCGCCCATTCAAGTCCGGTGACTATGTTGATATTGGCGGCGTAGCCGGTTCAGTAACATCCATCCAGATATTTTCTACGGTGCTGACAACCCCTGACAATAAAATGGTTGTTGTGCCGAACGGCACTGTAATCTCAAGCCCTATAACCAACTACTCTAAATATGACACCCGTCGTATCGATTATGTTATTGGCGTTTCCTATAATGCAGATCTGCAAAAAACAAAGACCACTTTAACCCGGGCCGTTAAAGCTGATTCCCGTGTTCTTAAAGAGCCAGGGGTTACTGTTGGTGTCCACGCCCTGGCCGACTCATCAGTAAATTTTGTAGTACGTCCCTGGGTAAAAACCAGCGATTACTGGGATGTCTATTTCGATTTACTTCAGGCCATCAAGGAAGAACTGGATAAAGAGGGTATTGAAATACCCTTCCCACAGATGGATGTTCACTTCAATTCTTCAACGGCCGTTGCACCTACTTCTAAGGTTGAAATGCGAAATATTGCTTAA
- a CDS encoding transposase, with product MAYPFQKSRKHLCANSLITTISESYEQIPDVRPNKDSRKITIHDASMSAFAMMHLKYPSLLSFERDKTEQEVRHNLEHLYQIKKRAPCDTSMREILDPIDPVEFKKPFKTLLSNVQRGGLLKAFEFHCGNLKNHYLLPIDGTGLFYSCNNKKPCQECCTKNKGKANEAHYHQLMAACIAHPDQKTVLPLAPEAIVCQDGSTKNDCEKNAIKRLFATIREHHPRLKFVILLDSLYADNPTVQLIKSYGWHYIIVAKDGNHASLVEAMDELDKEGKVHRAEKVNEETGIKWWFRYANDVRLNKAKYAEQVNVLDFVETDKKGKQHIWCWVTDIPLNEETIEPVMKGGRCRWHIENQTFNTLKNQGYDLEHNYGHGEKHLATNLAYLTMLAFLVDQIQELCCPQFQEALRTRSKGVRIALWKWIQGYFLHWLIKTWEGLFYTVTHGIEEKRVIPFDTS from the coding sequence ATGGCTTATCCATTCCAAAAAAGTCGTAAGCATCTTTGTGCAAACAGTTTAATTACTACGATTTCTGAAAGTTATGAGCAAATTCCAGATGTCCGACCAAACAAGGATTCCAGAAAAATAACAATACATGATGCCTCCATGTCCGCTTTTGCCATGATGCATCTCAAGTACCCATCGCTCCTCTCGTTTGAGCGTGATAAAACAGAGCAAGAAGTAAGGCATAACCTTGAGCACCTGTATCAGATAAAAAAACGTGCTCCCTGTGATACCAGTATGCGGGAAATCCTGGATCCAATAGATCCCGTAGAGTTCAAAAAGCCTTTTAAGACATTGCTGTCTAACGTCCAAAGGGGCGGATTACTGAAGGCATTCGAATTTCACTGCGGGAACTTGAAAAATCACTACTTGCTCCCGATCGATGGAACTGGGCTATTTTACTCCTGCAATAATAAAAAACCTTGTCAGGAGTGCTGTACTAAAAATAAGGGAAAGGCCAACGAAGCTCACTACCACCAGTTAATGGCAGCATGCATTGCTCACCCGGATCAAAAAACAGTCTTGCCATTGGCACCGGAAGCCATAGTTTGCCAGGACGGTTCGACCAAAAATGACTGTGAAAAAAATGCCATTAAACGGTTGTTTGCCACCATACGAGAGCATCACCCACGTCTAAAGTTCGTTATTCTTCTGGACAGTCTTTATGCTGACAACCCCACTGTCCAACTGATTAAGAGTTATGGCTGGCATTACATCATTGTCGCGAAAGATGGCAACCATGCCTCGCTGGTTGAAGCGATGGATGAGCTGGATAAAGAAGGAAAAGTTCACCGTGCTGAAAAAGTTAATGAAGAGACTGGAATTAAGTGGTGGTTTCGCTATGCCAATGACGTCAGGCTGAACAAGGCAAAATATGCAGAACAGGTTAATGTGCTTGATTTTGTCGAAACCGATAAAAAAGGTAAACAGCATATCTGGTGCTGGGTGACTGATATTCCGCTTAACGAAGAAACCATAGAACCCGTCATGAAAGGAGGGCGCTGCCGATGGCATATTGAGAACCAGACGTTTAACACCCTGAAAAATCAAGGCTACGATCTCGAACATAACTACGGTCACGGTGAGAAGCACTTAGCCACAAATCTGGCCTATCTGACGATGCTTGCTTTTCTCGTAGATCAAATACAGGAACTGTGCTGTCCCCAGTTTCAGGAAGCTTTAAGAACCCGCTCAAAAGGAGTCCGTATAGCATTATGGAAATGGATACAGGGCTATTTTTTGCATTGGCTGATAAAAACGTGGGAGGGGCTTTTTTACACAGTAACTCATGGTATTGAAGAGAAAAGGGTGATTCCATTCGATACATCATAA
- a CDS encoding DUF1800 domain-containing protein, whose protein sequence is MAVTLDNQAQAAKFLYRATFGPKGSDVADLLETGVDNWLEQQFNIPPQLHLNLAREYAKVNNTVTNKQSRRGAWWYRTLYAEDQLRQRVAYALSEIFVLSTFNGGPRDDEALIAYYDLLLNHASL, encoded by the coding sequence TTGGCAGTCACACTAGACAATCAGGCACAGGCTGCAAAGTTTCTTTATCGGGCTACCTTTGGCCCAAAAGGTAGTGATGTAGCTGACCTGCTTGAGACTGGAGTAGACAACTGGTTAGAACAACAATTCAATATCCCCCCTCAACTACACCTGAATCTGGCAAGAGAATATGCAAAAGTAAATAACACGGTTACCAATAAACAGTCCAGAAGAGGAGCCTGGTGGTATCGTACCCTTTATGCTGAGGACCAGTTAAGACAAAGGGTTGCCTATGCACTTAGTGAAATTTTTGTCCTCTCAACCTTCAACGGAGGACCCAGAGATGATGAAGCGCTCATTGCCTATTACGACCTCTTGCTAAACCATGCCTCTCTGTAG
- a CDS encoding IS4 family transposase: MSCFQSVFCKSFTSSSLLFVQHTHSLEKQLKASFNWHQSRINLMALAIFGLIQVGTVSLSRIAQTMGHHTEIDSRRKRLKRFLMWKGFELDCVARMVVDWMVPEGNWIVCLDRSNWQFGKFKINIMMVAIAYKGTAIPIVWTLLPKKGMSSMEERITLLKRFINLLGTERIQYLTADREFRGEKWLKWLIAQKIPFRIRIPNDTRTMNRHRTEKLKAYRFFSLKVGESMHLNHARELWGVRVFLSCYRSEQERVIIISNEAGQEALGDYMRRWEIETLFQALKGRGFDLESTHLSDRERIERLLGIVTLAYCWAYCTGEWRAEIKPIKRLKHGRLANSIFRYGLEWLASLLFDRTSSSTELMFHIEMFGQPVRPATHCDSKS, from the coding sequence ATGAGCTGCTTTCAATCAGTATTCTGCAAGTCCTTTACCTCAAGCAGTTTACTTTTTGTGCAGCATACTCATTCTCTGGAAAAACAGCTTAAAGCTTCTTTTAACTGGCATCAATCCCGTATTAACCTTATGGCTCTCGCCATCTTTGGCCTTATACAGGTTGGCACGGTCAGTTTGTCCCGTATAGCTCAAACGATGGGGCACCACACTGAAATAGACTCCAGACGTAAGCGCCTCAAACGTTTCCTGATGTGGAAAGGCTTCGAGCTGGATTGTGTGGCACGAATGGTTGTTGACTGGATGGTGCCTGAAGGCAACTGGATTGTGTGCCTGGATCGCTCCAACTGGCAGTTTGGAAAGTTCAAAATCAATATCATGATGGTGGCAATTGCTTATAAAGGCACTGCCATTCCTATTGTCTGGACGCTCCTTCCCAAAAAGGGCATGTCCAGCATGGAGGAACGAATCACGCTGCTGAAGCGTTTTATCAACTTACTGGGTACAGAGCGTATACAGTATTTAACCGCAGACCGTGAGTTTCGGGGTGAAAAATGGTTAAAGTGGCTGATAGCGCAGAAAATTCCTTTCCGTATCCGCATTCCAAACGACACCCGCACAATGAACCGCCATCGAACGGAAAAATTGAAAGCGTATCGATTTTTCAGTCTGAAAGTGGGAGAAAGCATGCATCTGAATCATGCACGGGAACTCTGGGGTGTTCGTGTATTTCTTTCCTGTTATCGCTCAGAGCAGGAACGCGTCATCATTATCAGCAATGAAGCAGGTCAGGAGGCGCTGGGTGACTACATGAGGCGATGGGAAATTGAGACACTATTCCAAGCTTTAAAGGGTAGAGGTTTCGATCTGGAGAGTACACACCTGTCAGACAGAGAGCGTATTGAGCGCCTGCTGGGAATTGTAACCCTTGCCTATTGTTGGGCTTACTGCACAGGAGAATGGCGTGCTGAAATTAAGCCCATCAAAAGGCTAAAACATGGACGCCTTGCCAATAGTATTTTTCGATATGGACTGGAGTGGCTGGCAAGCCTTCTGTTTGACCGTACTTCATCCAGTACAGAATTAATGTTTCATATTGAGATGTTTGGCCAGCCTGTAAGGCCAGCCACTCATTGCGACAGTAAGAGTTAG
- a CDS encoding DUF1800 domain-containing protein: MVPYRDHAFGNFRQLLEQVTLSPAMGKFLSLNKSKKANPKKNSYPDENYAREVMQLFTIGLWELDSDGQSVLDSDGKPKPTYSQQDVEEMARVLTGWTSSNAIDPMHSVSHNHDMGQKKVLHAIFPEGQSPEQDLSQAMDLLFNHPNTPTYFSTLLIKRLTTSNPHRAYIKRVSDVFRDNGYGVRGDLKAVIKAVLLDSDVLEGKAMSDYQNTGNSSNNFGKVKEPVVAMANLARALEVTSNRPHCWSDFPGLGNNNFGQAPLEAPSVFNFYEAEYSPKGEIFDKKLVAPEFNILNMCTLRAISNRMWAVIEGTGHRRGWNWDRSEFKRAIDNPDRYLDLLNLRFFGGNMPSDLSNFLKNMLLENRQNGQSADQQINDTLFAIQCSPEFRCQY; this comes from the coding sequence ATTGTCCCCTACAGAGACCATGCCTTTGGTAATTTTCGTCAACTCCTGGAGCAAGTGACGCTCAGCCCGGCAATGGGCAAGTTTCTATCCCTGAATAAAAGTAAAAAAGCAAATCCCAAAAAAAATAGCTATCCCGACGAAAACTATGCCCGGGAAGTCATGCAGTTATTTACTATTGGCTTATGGGAACTGGATAGTGACGGGCAATCCGTTCTGGACTCAGATGGAAAACCCAAACCTACCTACTCCCAGCAAGATGTTGAGGAGATGGCCAGGGTTTTGACCGGATGGACCAGTAGCAATGCTATTGATCCTATGCATTCTGTTTCTCACAATCATGATATGGGACAAAAGAAAGTCCTCCATGCAATATTCCCTGAAGGACAAAGTCCAGAACAGGACTTATCCCAAGCCATGGATTTATTATTTAATCATCCTAATACGCCCACCTATTTCTCAACATTATTGATTAAAAGACTAACGACCAGTAATCCTCACAGGGCCTACATAAAAAGAGTTTCAGATGTATTTAGGGATAATGGTTATGGTGTCAGGGGTGACCTTAAAGCCGTGATTAAGGCTGTTTTACTGGATAGTGATGTCCTGGAAGGCAAAGCCATGTCTGATTACCAGAATACAGGAAATTCTTCCAATAACTTTGGCAAAGTGAAAGAGCCGGTGGTGGCCATGGCTAACCTCGCTCGGGCTCTTGAGGTAACAAGCAATCGTCCACACTGTTGGTCAGACTTTCCTGGCCTGGGCAATAATAATTTTGGACAGGCACCGTTGGAAGCACCCAGTGTTTTTAATTTTTATGAAGCTGAGTATTCACCAAAGGGGGAAATCTTTGATAAAAAACTGGTTGCTCCTGAATTTAACATTCTGAATATGTGCACATTAAGAGCCATTAGTAATCGTATGTGGGCCGTAATTGAAGGTACTGGTCACCGCAGGGGATGGAACTGGGATCGCAGTGAGTTTAAACGGGCAATCGATAACCCGGATCGCTATCTTGATCTGCTAAACCTTCGTTTTTTTGGTGGTAATATGCCATCAGATTTATCAAACTTCTTAAAAAACATGCTGTTAGAAAATCGTCAAAACGGTCAATCTGCTGACCAGCAAATCAATGACACTCTCTTTGCCATTCAATGCTCACCCGAATTCCGCTGCCAGTACTAA
- a CDS encoding acetyltransferase produces MKIDNASKADYPALIEIWESSVRATHHFLPEENIKTLKPLILEHYFDAVDLRVAKNKPDNIVGFIGVADQNIEMLFISPNYHNRGIGSLLLKNAIQYQSAIKVDVNEQNPDAIGFYLHQGFEIVNRSPLDDQGNPFPLLHMELSNIRG; encoded by the coding sequence ATGAAAATCGATAATGCCTCAAAAGCTGACTACCCTGCCTTAATTGAAATCTGGGAAAGCTCCGTTCGGGCCACTCATCACTTTTTACCTGAAGAAAATATAAAAACCTTAAAACCTCTCATTCTAGAGCACTATTTTGATGCTGTTGATTTAAGAGTCGCCAAAAATAAACCTGATAATATTGTTGGCTTTATTGGTGTCGCTGATCAAAATATAGAAATGTTATTTATATCACCAAATTACCACAATCGTGGCATCGGCTCTCTGTTATTAAAAAATGCAATTCAGTACCAATCAGCAATTAAGGTTGATGTCAATGAACAAAATCCTGATGCTATTGGTTTTTATCTGCACCAAGGCTTTGAAATTGTTAATCGCTCTCCATTAGATGATCAAGGCAACCCTTTTCCATTGTTGCATATGGAATTAAGTAACATAAGGGGTTAG
- a CDS encoding CAP-Gly domain-containing protein — protein sequence MILFSFLEKIVFLTLPLVFFSKIYAEIEIDPAQCQTLYPHIAFQGVKKFKLPRYMEDIHAAYDCSALEIPEHLRAYHKQKKHPDCDTFDCFLGFVFLCIKEDTLLNSDEIFSESELDKMVRDIVLYGSHKGIVYWYNMHDPHILPGAKVVWHSDHGEENGTIKWLGMLEPNKSLEITIGVEFDNRVGSGTGKYNEQRLFHAKQGHASLMPPLGLIGKGTQFESINKENAQRSIDSALPSLPPDVKKHFAGKTVSDVQQQKFKETGRMDEVETDGFYSFLTSYGKPNKYAAIMHSYTPSPKSSPDQHVRQAQSMPLTNETDKEKVISQVKNCIKRKGYNFSDQDIRTKFSHINKYNPMATNTEENIERIAKVIILILKDKNVYEAK from the coding sequence ATGATCTTATTTAGCTTCCTTGAAAAAATAGTTTTTTTAACGTTGCCTTTAGTCTTTTTTAGTAAAATTTATGCTGAAATAGAAATAGACCCTGCACAATGTCAAACTCTGTATCCACACATAGCCTTCCAAGGAGTGAAAAAATTCAAGCTTCCACGTTATATGGAAGATATCCACGCAGCATACGATTGCTCGGCACTTGAAATACCCGAACATCTTAGAGCATACCACAAACAAAAAAAACATCCTGACTGCGATACATTTGATTGCTTTTTAGGCTTTGTATTTTTATGTATAAAGGAAGATACCTTACTTAATAGCGATGAGATATTTAGCGAATCAGAGTTAGATAAAATGGTAAGAGATATCGTTTTATATGGTTCCCATAAAGGGATCGTTTATTGGTACAACATGCATGACCCACATATATTACCCGGAGCAAAAGTAGTGTGGCATTCAGATCATGGCGAAGAAAATGGTACGATAAAGTGGCTTGGCATGCTGGAACCTAATAAAAGTTTAGAGATTACTATTGGTGTTGAATTTGATAACCGGGTTGGCAGTGGAACTGGTAAATATAACGAACAAAGGTTATTTCATGCCAAGCAAGGTCACGCTTCACTTATGCCTCCTCTAGGGCTTATCGGAAAAGGAACTCAATTTGAAAGCATCAATAAAGAGAACGCTCAGAGATCTATAGATAGTGCCCTACCCTCATTACCCCCTGACGTAAAAAAACATTTTGCAGGAAAGACAGTTAGTGATGTTCAGCAACAAAAATTCAAAGAAACAGGACGTATGGATGAAGTAGAGACTGATGGGTTTTATTCATTTTTAACAAGCTATGGAAAACCTAATAAATATGCAGCCATCATGCACTCATACACACCCTCCCCAAAATCAAGTCCAGACCAGCATGTGCGGCAAGCTCAAAGTATGCCTCTCACAAATGAAACAGATAAGGAAAAAGTTATATCTCAAGTAAAAAACTGTATAAAGAGGAAAGGGTATAACTTTTCTGATCAAGATATTAGAACCAAATTTAGTCATATAAATAAATACAACCCTATGGCAACAAATACCGAGGAAAATATTGAGAGAATTGCAAAAGTTATTATCCTAATCCTAAAAGATAAAAATGTTTATGAAGCAAAATAA
- a CDS encoding ISAs1 family transposase has protein sequence MSAKALFSKFTSLTDKRDPKKSTHILAEVMFISVCAILCGADDWNGIRLFAEHKEGWLRKHLTLPGGIPVAVTFNRIFATLDPEEFRKIFIQWIRDVLSGLELSDSKIVALDGKTVKGSAWNKGKDAIHMLNAWCTEAGLSLGQYKVDEKSNEITAIPELLKLLELSGSLVTIDAMGCQKKIATAILKKEADYLLAVKGNQKKLYGEVTRLFDQYWQDNLEDAPDHYFAEQEGKEHGRMEHRRCWVINDVTEDSNAASWRAKTIAAIQLDSSKKGKGKTLIRYFICSCQLSAAEVLQATRKHWLIENQLHWVLDVAFDEDRCRTREGFAAENLAVARQVTLNLLKLDTTVKAGIKNKRKTCGWNEDYMMQVLKLVDL, from the coding sequence ATGTCTGCCAAAGCCCTTTTTTCCAAGTTTACATCGCTTACCGACAAACGAGACCCGAAGAAGTCAACACATATTCTTGCAGAGGTTATGTTCATCTCAGTTTGTGCCATTCTCTGTGGCGCAGATGATTGGAATGGCATTCGCTTGTTTGCTGAGCACAAGGAAGGCTGGCTCCGTAAGCACTTAACCTTGCCTGGCGGTATTCCAGTAGCGGTTACATTCAATCGTATTTTCGCCACTCTTGACCCGGAAGAGTTTCGCAAAATCTTCATCCAGTGGATTAGGGATGTTCTTTCCGGACTGGAGCTCTCTGATAGCAAGATAGTTGCTCTTGATGGCAAGACTGTTAAAGGTTCGGCCTGGAATAAAGGCAAAGATGCAATACACATGCTTAACGCTTGGTGCACAGAGGCTGGACTGTCGCTGGGTCAGTATAAAGTTGATGAAAAATCCAACGAAATTACGGCCATTCCTGAGCTGCTCAAGCTGCTTGAACTCAGTGGCAGCCTTGTCACTATCGATGCAATGGGCTGCCAGAAAAAAATTGCTACTGCAATCCTGAAAAAAGAGGCAGACTACTTGCTGGCGGTGAAAGGCAACCAGAAAAAACTCTATGGAGAAGTGACTCGACTCTTCGACCAATACTGGCAAGATAATCTGGAAGATGCTCCTGACCATTACTTTGCGGAACAGGAAGGTAAAGAGCATGGTCGTATGGAGCACCGCCGGTGCTGGGTTATCAATGATGTTACTGAGGACTCCAATGCTGCCTCATGGAGAGCCAAAACCATAGCCGCAATCCAGTTAGACAGTAGCAAAAAGGGTAAAGGGAAAACACTCATCCGTTACTTTATATGCAGCTGCCAGTTATCAGCTGCCGAGGTACTTCAAGCTACCAGGAAGCATTGGCTAATAGAAAACCAATTACACTGGGTGCTTGATGTGGCGTTTGATGAAGACCGCTGTAGGACAAGAGAAGGGTTCGCAGCAGAAAATCTAGCTGTTGCCCGGCAGGTGACACTCAATCTTCTTAAGTTGGACACTACGGTGAAAGCCGGTATCAAGAATAAGCGCAAAACCTGTGGCTGGAATGAAGACTACATGATGCAAGTGCTTAAACTGGTTGATTTGTGA
- a CDS encoding muconolactone Delta-isomerase family protein gives MLYFLDFKVDYSSEMSQRALFEIWAEEADAALSAKAAGIVVDLWKCVGERRVVCVVNVDSPDDLDRILFDLPIMKKNGQHVQVHVTALRRYEGFASDIKDRVNGIAG, from the coding sequence ATGCTCTACTTTCTTGACTTTAAAGTCGATTATTCATCTGAAATGTCACAACGGGCTCTGTTTGAAATCTGGGCAGAGGAGGCTGATGCTGCTCTCTCGGCTAAAGCGGCTGGAATTGTTGTCGATTTGTGGAAGTGTGTGGGGGAAAGAAGGGTTGTATGTGTGGTTAATGTTGATAGTCCTGATGACCTGGATCGAATACTTTTTGACCTTCCGATTATGAAAAAGAATGGGCAGCATGTGCAGGTTCATGTAACTGCTCTTAGACGCTATGAAGGGTTTGCTTCTGATATTAAAGATCGGGTCAATGGTATAGCTGGATAA
- a CDS encoding NYN domain-containing protein → MLNNKNFAVLVDGENCGPKQFSGILREVQRLGVIAVKRVYADWTNPVRSSWKEVLHANGARPVQQFDYGHDAADHALIMDAIEILMRSPEINAVCIASSDNGFQFLAQRIREMGKYVLGIGRREPPAKHLIAACHSYVYYDNLPDASNSESKADTLPEYDSSVFSLEQLFFKAFSNCSEADDEIYLGDLGKSLKDIDPAFDPRSYGSQTLKKLIKNHPELVAITEETNDRCFVKLKKKDSK, encoded by the coding sequence GTGCTCAATAACAAAAACTTTGCTGTTCTTGTCGATGGAGAAAACTGCGGCCCCAAGCAATTTTCAGGGATATTGAGGGAAGTTCAGAGGTTAGGCGTAATTGCTGTAAAGAGAGTGTATGCAGACTGGACCAACCCCGTAAGATCCTCATGGAAAGAGGTGTTGCATGCTAATGGTGCCAGGCCTGTTCAGCAGTTTGATTATGGGCATGATGCGGCTGACCATGCTTTAATCATGGATGCAATAGAAATTTTGATGAGGTCTCCAGAAATCAATGCTGTGTGTATTGCATCATCAGATAATGGATTTCAGTTTCTGGCTCAGCGCATCCGGGAAATGGGTAAATATGTTTTGGGTATCGGCAGGCGAGAACCTCCCGCGAAACACTTGATAGCGGCCTGCCATAGTTATGTGTATTACGATAACTTGCCAGATGCGAGTAACAGTGAGAGCAAGGCAGATACTCTGCCAGAGTATGATTCAAGTGTATTTTCCTTAGAGCAGTTATTTTTTAAGGCATTTTCAAATTGCTCTGAGGCGGATGATGAAATTTATCTGGGTGATCTGGGCAAGTCCCTTAAAGATATTGATCCCGCTTTTGACCCGCGCAGTTATGGCTCACAGACCTTAAAAAAGTTGATCAAAAATCACCCTGAGCTGGTAGCTATTACTGAGGAAACCAATGACCGCTGTTTCGTAAAACTAAAAAAAAAAGATAGCAAATAA